Proteins encoded by one window of Arachis hypogaea cultivar Tifrunner chromosome 1, arahy.Tifrunner.gnm2.J5K5, whole genome shotgun sequence:
- the LOC112791903 gene encoding protein OCTOPUS: protein MTSKTHRFASCHRHPTKPVTGFCASCLRERLAGIESSSDDPPPPTTQGHRSRRSPELRRTKSCSGSGPLLSSSSADVVPRRRSCEVRLPAAATSRNTLSDLFDIDDGDEKKRPNRNLDVDSRFEITVEERENGGNEAVRVCVDDFVSDEDYEETKTMKEFIDLELRRRKNAGRDLIDIAGSFCKRLRKWRRKRKSKENTATAADDDGGGRGGGNGPCGLDSDVMRGYRETQSEVGEYGFLRRRSCDTDPRLSVDVDAGRMSLDDSRLSFEAARASWDGYLIGRTSCARFSPMVHVNERVLEENEEEQEVVSLESGGENCPGGSSQTKDYYSDAMNQQRRRRSFDRSSSRRKQSMADVDELRVLSNAKVSPATNELFYGAKVLITDQNDSQNENLNGHVQSAFAMMSGSKNVHDVANGVNNQKGLNKFHKWVKKLNKLGLVQRKREAKAVEEERGSGDTVVNKPVTESWQKLRRVVNGNTSESVSQKLIRSYSVSCRNPCRTDGLVNGFVGTPETNGSILNGRKEFTLQRNRSVSYSPGHVDTGLLRFYFTPLKNYKRSISGKSSSKD from the coding sequence ATGACTTCCAAAACGCACCGTTTTGCCAGCTGTCACCGCCACCCTACCAAACCTGTTACCGGTTTCTGCGCTTCTTGCCTCCGTGAACGCCTCGCCGGCATTGAATCCTCCTCCGACGATCCTCCTCCCCCGACTACCCAAGGACATCGCTCCCGCCGCTCGCCGGAGCTCCGTCGCACCAAATCATGCTCCGGCAGTGGTCCTCTCCTGTCATCCTCCTCCGCCGACGTCGTTCCACGGCGTCGGTCCTGCGAGGTCCGACTGCCTGCTGCGGCGACATCCCGGAACACGCTTTCGGACCTCTTCGACATTGACGATGGCGACGAGAAGAAGCGCCCGAATCGGAACCTCGACGTCGATTCGCGATTCGAGATAACTGTGGAGGAGCGTGAGAACGGTGGCAATGAGGCGGTAAGGGTTTGCGTCGATGATTTTGTTTCAGACGAAGATTATGAAGAGACGAAGACGATGAAGGAGTTCATAGATCTCGAATTGCGAAGAAGGAAGAACGCTGGGAGAGATTTGATCGACATTGCGGGGAGTTTCTGCAAGAGATTGAGAAAATGGAGGCGGAAACGTAAATCGAAGGAGAACACTGCCACCGCCGCCGATGATGACGGCGGAGGACGCGGTGGCGGTAATGGACCCTGCGGTTTGGATAGTGATGTGATGAGAGGGTATAGGGAGACTCAATCGGAGGTTGGAGAGTACGGATTTTTGCGGAGAAGGTCGTGTGACACTGATCCGAGATTGTCTGTTGATGTTGATGCAGGAAGAATGTCGTTGGACGATTCGAGGTTGTCGTTTGAGGCGGCTCGAGCTTCTTGGGATGGCTATTTGATTGGGAGAACATCGTGTGCAAGGTTCTCTCCAATGGTTCATGTTAATGAGAGGGTTTTGGAGGAGAATGAGGAGGAACAAGAGGTGGTGAGTTTGGAAAGTGGTGGAGAGAATTGTCCTGGTGGTTCTTCTCAGACCAAAGATTACTATTCCGATGCAATGAATCAGCAGCGGAGGAGGAGGAGTTTTGACAGGTCAAGCTCTAGGAGGAAGCAATCAATGGCAGATGTTGATGAATTGAGAGTGTTGTCCAATGCCAAGGTTTCCCCTGCAACCAATGAGTTGTTCTATGGGGCAAAGGTGCTGATAACTGATCAGAACGATTCACAGAATGAGAACTTGAATGGTCATGTTCAGTCTGCTTTTGCAATGATGTCTGGTTCTAAGAATGTCCATGATGTTGCAAATGGGGTTAATAATCAAAAAGGGTTGAATAAGTTCCATAAGTGGGTCAAGAAGTTGAACAAGTTGGGGTTGGTGCAGAGGAAAAGGGAAGCTAAGGCGGTAGAAGAAGAGCGTGGATCAGGAGACACGGTTGTTAATAAGCCGGTCACGGAGTCTTGGCAGAAGCTGAGGAGGGTGGTTAATGGAAACACGAGCGAGTCTGTTAGCCAGAAGCTTATTCGAAGTTACAGTGTTAGCTGTAGAAATCCCTGTAGAACAGATGGTTTAGTCAATGGATTTGTCGGTACTCCAGAGACTAATGGCAGTATTTTGAATGGAAGAAAAGAGTTTACACTTCAAAGGAACCGAAGCGTTAGTTATTCACCGGGTCATGTTGACACCGGCTTGTTAAGGTTCTATTTTACTCCTTTGAAGAACTATAAGCGAAGCATTTCAGGAAAGAGTAGCTCAAAGGATTAG
- the LOC112791910 gene encoding uncharacterized protein isoform X2 produces MLLGELCFFNRTPNFVTNCSMKCFKMLSSMHAKKYLKKIGFESEDYFFWKQVGKALLCTYTIMGGFWLYNGGASKLKPQLKVDQERADNQHRPEEEQELDHKQHQQFPLASNLEEMKEFVSDIGTKIGLKGMVENDKELEGKKFEQEAQKLWMKMRNEVVSELQEKGIDVE; encoded by the exons ATGTTGCTTGGGGAGCTATGTTTTTTCAATAGAACTCCAAATTTTGTTACCAACTGCTCGATGAAAT GTTTCAAGATGCTGAGTTCAATGCATGCCAAGAAATACCTGAAGAAAATTGGGTTTGAAAGTGAAGATTACTTCTTTTGGAAACAAGTTGGGAAAGCCCTACTTTGCACCTACACCATAATGGGTGGTTTTTGGCTTTACAATGGTGGAGCTTCAAAGTTGAAGCCTCAGCTGAAGGTAGACCAGGAGCGAGCCGATAACCAGCACCGGCCGGAGGAAGAGCAGGAGCTAGACCATAAACAGCACCAACAGTTCCCATTGGCCAGCAAtttagaagaaatgaaggagTTTGTTTCGGATATTGGAACAAAGATTGGTTTAAAAGGGATGGTTGAGAATGATAAGGAGCTAGAAGGCAAGAAGTTTGAGCAGGAAGCACAGAAGTTGTGGATGAAGATGAGGAATGAGGTTGTTTCTGAGCTTCAAGAGAAGGGAATTGATGTGGAATGA
- the LOC112791910 gene encoding uncharacterized protein isoform X1: MFPKRFQDPKTGFKMLSSMHAKKYLKKIGFESEDYFFWKQVGKALLCTYTIMGGFWLYNGGASKLKPQLKVDQERADNQHRPEEEQELDHKQHQQFPLASNLEEMKEFVSDIGTKIGLKGMVENDKELEGKKFEQEAQKLWMKMRNEVVSELQEKGIDVE; this comes from the exons ATGTTCCCCAAGCGTTTTCAGGACCCCAAAACAG GTTTCAAGATGCTGAGTTCAATGCATGCCAAGAAATACCTGAAGAAAATTGGGTTTGAAAGTGAAGATTACTTCTTTTGGAAACAAGTTGGGAAAGCCCTACTTTGCACCTACACCATAATGGGTGGTTTTTGGCTTTACAATGGTGGAGCTTCAAAGTTGAAGCCTCAGCTGAAGGTAGACCAGGAGCGAGCCGATAACCAGCACCGGCCGGAGGAAGAGCAGGAGCTAGACCATAAACAGCACCAACAGTTCCCATTGGCCAGCAAtttagaagaaatgaaggagTTTGTTTCGGATATTGGAACAAAGATTGGTTTAAAAGGGATGGTTGAGAATGATAAGGAGCTAGAAGGCAAGAAGTTTGAGCAGGAAGCACAGAAGTTGTGGATGAAGATGAGGAATGAGGTTGTTTCTGAGCTTCAAGAGAAGGGAATTGATGTGGAATGA
- the LOC112791918 gene encoding protein NRT1/ PTR FAMILY 8.1 produces MEEDDVYTKDGTVDYLGNPANKKKTGTWRACPFILGNECCERLAYYGMSTNLVLYFKERLHQHSATASKNVSNWSGTCYITPLIGAFLADSYLGRYWTIACFSIIYVLGMTLLTLSASVSGIKPTCHGHGDENCHATTLESAVCFIALYLIALGTGGIKPCVSSYGADQFDDADPGEKEHKSSFFNWFYFSINIGALIASSLLVWIQDNVGWGWGFGIPAVAMAIAVASFFSGTRLYRNQKPGGSALTRIIQVIVASMRKYNVKVPNDKSQLYEIADTESVIEGSRKLDHTDELRFFDKAAVVGQLDNLKESVNPWRLCTVTQVEELKSILRLLPIWATGIVFATVYGQMSTLFVLQGQTMDTRVGNSSFKIPPASLSIFDTLSVIFWVPVYDRIIVPVTRKFTGHKNGLTQLQRMGIGLFISIFSMVAAAILEVIRLRMVRRHNYYNLDEVPMTIFWQVPQYFLIGCAEVFTFIGQLEFFYEQAPDATRSLCSALSLLTVALGQYLSSLLVTIVTRISTRNGSLGWIPDNLNYGHVDYFFWLLTVLSVLNLIIYLVVAQFYTYKRAVGTLR; encoded by the exons TTGTGAGAGATTGGCTTACTATGGTATGAGCACAAATTTGGTGCTTTATTTCAAGGAGAGGCTACATCAGCATAGTGCTACTGCTTCCAAAAATGTGTCTAATTGGAGTGGAACATGCTACATAACACCACTGATTGGAGCATTTCTTGCTGATTCATATCTTGGAAGATATTGGACCATTGCATGTTTCTCAATAATCTATGTTCTT GGAATGACACTATTGACATTATCTGCATCAGTTTCTGGTATAAAGCCAACTTGCCATGGCCATGGAGATGAAAATTGCCATGCCACCACTCTAGAAAGTGCAGTGTGCTTTATAGCTCTTTACCTTATAGCCCTTGGAACAGGTGGAATCAAGCCATGTGTTTCATCCTATGGAGCAGACCAGTTTGATGATGCTGATCCGGGGgagaaggaacacaagagttcTTTCTTCAACTGGTTCTATTTCTCAATCAACATCGGTGCTCTTATCGCTTCTTCGCTGTTGGTATGGATTCAGGACAATGTAGGATGGGGATGGGGATTTGGAATACCAGCAGTGGCCATGGCTATTGCAGTGGCAAGTTTCTTTTCAGGTACTCGGCTGTATCGAAACCAGAAGCCCGGAGGAAGTGCCCTCACTCGGATTATTCAGGTCATAGTAGCATCCATGAGGAAGTATAATGTTAAAGTGCCTAATGATAAGTCTCAGTTGTATGAAATTGCAGACACTGAGTCTGTTATAGAAGGAAGCAGGAAGCTTGATCACACAGATGAGTTAAG GTTTTTTGACAAAGCAGCAGTGGTTGGACAGTTAGATAATCTGAAGGAATCAGTGAATCCATGGAGACTTTGCACTGTAACTCAAGTTGAAGAGCTGAAATCCATTCTGAGATTGCTTCCAATATGGGCAACCGGCATTGTTTTCGCCACTGTCTACGGCCAAATGAGCACATTGTTTGTGTTGCAAGGACAAACCATGGATACTCGCGTAGGCAACTCCTCTTTCAAGATTCCACCAGCATCCCTTTCCATATTTGACACCCTCAGTGTCATATTTTGGGTTCCGGTTTATGACCGGATCATTGTGCCGGTCACTAGGAAGTTCACCGGCCACAAGAATGGCCTAACACAACTCCAAAGGATGGGAATAGGCCTCTTCATATCCATATTTTCCATGGTGGCCGCCGCGATTTTGGAAGTCATTAGGCTGAGAATGGTAAGGAGGCATAATTACTATAACCTTGATGAGGTTCCAATGACAATATTCTGGCAGGTACCTCAGTACTTCCTCATAGGTTGTGCTGAAGTGTTCACATTCATTGGCCAGTTGGAGTTCTTCTATGAACAAGCGCCGGACGCGACGAGGAGCCTGTGTTCTGCTCTGTCACTACTCACTGTTGCCCTTGGACAGTACCTGAGCTCGCTACTCGTAACCATTGTTACAAGGATCAGTACTAGGAATGGCAGCCTTGGATGGATACCAGACAACCTCAACTATGGTCATGTTGACTATTTCTTTTGGCTTTTGACAGTTCTAAGTGTCCTGAATTTGATAATATATCTGGTGGTAGCACAGTTTTATACCTATAAGCGAGCTGTCGGAACTCTCCGGTGA